In Camelina sativa cultivar DH55 chromosome 17, Cs, whole genome shotgun sequence, the genomic stretch ATCGGCATCTCATAAGTCAATGTCACCactgaaaagaaagaaactaatgGTAAACACAAcataactacaaaataaaaggaTGTAGGGCAATTTGAGACGATTTCATACCTAGCCTCGGGGTTCTCAACATCGGAATGAGTCTCCGGGGCTTCCCCTGTGGCGGTGGCGGGAGGCAGAGGGGGAGGATTAGTCCGTAAAAGGGTATGGAAGATGAAATTCATAAGTTTGATGTTGTGAAATTAACGGTTTCTGATGAAAGAGCTCTCGGCGGATTCCAATCGGACGGCGGCTCCCGGAATAGGAATGAAGGTGAAAAGTCGGGAACTACATGGGAAGAGAAATGAATTTTTTGAGTAAAGGAAATTAAACGAAAAGATGCGTTCCTCGATGCTCCTAATTAACTTGTTTTACTCACTTTAATGTCATTTTAtcacaatatttttattaaaagaaaaaacaaaaaatcaaacacttCCATTTTTGAGCGAGTGTAAATAGAGGGCAAAAATGTATTTCAGCAAACACATTGTGGCAGACGGGAAAACAATCTGTGTAAAATGCCATAGGAGACAAAGCTGTGTACTGTTCATGGCATAAAAGACACATTTCTCTATAATATAGATAAACATATGTATTATAAGatattcaaacttcaaagtcgGTTAAAACGTAGTAAATATCAACTCATCAAAGTAGAACATAGATGTCATCCTGTAATTCAAGTCTTCAAAGTTAAGAAAAATGACACATCAactatcttaaacattttactaaTCACTGTCGTGGAAAGGTGAGGTGGTGAATGTTAAAAAAAGGGATTTTTATAAAGAATGCCATTTTCTTCTTAAAACTCGTCGAAAATGCCAGTTTTTTCTTTACTTGTTCAAATTGCCAGTTTCGTAGGGACCACAACGTAAGAGATTACAAAATTGCCCTTTGTCTACAAACACAATAACACGCACGCAGGAGAATCCAAATAGGACATAAATTAGTAGAGTGGAGGGGACATTAATGCCGATGTGACAAGGCATAGTACAGAAGCCAATAGACAAAATTATACAACAAAACACAAGTCCATCGGAAAACAAGTCCATCAGAACATAAGTTGACAGAGAATCATACAGTAGTCGATAGACAAACTCCTACAGTGAAACACATGTCCATCACAACACCGGTTAGTACAGAAGCCGATAGACAAAATTATACAACGAAATACAAGTCCATCGGAAAATAAGTCCATTGGAACATAAGTTGATAGAGAATCATACAGTAGTCGATAGACAAACTCATACAGTGAAACACATGTCCATCACAACACCGGTTAGTACAGAAGCCGATAGACAAAATTATACAACGAAACACAAGTCCATCAGAAAACAAATCCATCAGAACACAAGTTGACAGAGAATCATACAGTAGTCGATAGACAAACTCATACAGTGAAACACATGTCCATCACAACACCGGTTACTACAGAAGCTGGTAGACAAAATTATACAACGAAACACAAGTCCATCGGAAAACAAGTCCATCAGAACACAAGTTGACAGATAATCGTACAGTCGTCGATAGACAAACTCATACAGTGAAACACATGTCCATCACAACACCGGTTAGCAGAAAAGCATTAAAAGTACAAACAAACGCCTGTCGACAAAAAGCTGAAAGACAACAAACATACATGTCTGCCTCATAAGGTTGTTGGTTGtggtacaaaagaaaaagttgaatTTTGATTGACCACAAATTGAGATAGACAGATAGGTAAGTAGGCTTCTGTTAAATCATACAGAAGACGATAGACAAAACATACAGCAAAACACATGTCCATTGGACCACAAGCGGACATGAATACATACAGCAGACGATAGACAAACTCATACAGCGAAACACATGTCCATCACAAACACCCTTGTGCAGAAAAGcatacaaattacaaacaaaagCCGGTCGACAAAAAGTTGAAAGACAACAAACATACATGTCTACCCTGTAAGATTGTTGATTGTGGTGCCGTATGCCAGGAGGAAGGAAAGAATGTCGAGAGCAGGTGAGAAAATAACAGCAAACTCATACATATTGCATCTTGGGGGTGTAGGAGGAGGTTCGAATCCTCGAACATGGGCAGTATCAATAGATGGACATCTACCtttggtttgggatttggtcCACCGAAGGCAAAACATGGGCAGTATCAATATTCTGAATGGTTTCCTCCGGAAACTGGTCCGCAGAAGACATGACATTCCTAGAGTCTTGATCGGACCTGCAATGTAGAGGAGGTTTGTAATGATGTCAATATGAAGTAGACAAAATGGCAACATGTCAAACAAAAGATAGACATCTAcctttggttttggatttggtCCACCGAAGGGAAACAATGGCCAGTATCTGCGTCCTTAGCCGAAGCGCAACCCGGAGAAGTGTCTGCGACATCAGTTGGGTTTGGTCTACCCTAACTCTTACACAACAAGATCATGTCTATCAGATGGGTTGTCTACCCCATCTCCTATTATTTTGCCCATAACTATACAAAACAGACAACAAAATAAACGGGCAATAGTTCTTATACAACCCCATCTCCTCTTCACCTCTGACGGCGGGTGGAAGCAACGGTGGAGGATTACCCCGTAGTAGGGAATTGATGAGAAATATCATACCCAACCTTGAGGGGAGCATCTCCAGAATGAACAAAAAACGTTCTTCTTccattggttttgtttcttctccatTAGATGAGGCCGTCGGAATTAATTGGAGATGAGAAAAAGGATATAGAAGTGtctgtggagagagagaaatgaaaaaagataaataatcgAAGATGAaagaacaaataataatattaattatttattttattattcagtATTTTTGGAGGATAAATTTGTCAATTGAAAGAGGAGTTGTGGCAGCCAGGAAAAGTTTTTAAGGAAAATGACATTCTTAACTAAGTAGGTCACTATTCATggcataaataataattttctcttaaaaaaatacattaaaaaaaaattctactgGAGAGAATAAAAAGAATGCAAACACGTGGTGGAAGAGGTTAATTGCTGTATCAGATATTCGGACAATCAGGACCGTCCACATCACTCAGGAACCAAAAGATAATcaacgaaaataaaataaatgagccctttttaagaaagaaaaaaccgaATCTAATAAGCTGCTTTTTATCGTGTCTTTCAAATTGCTAATGACTTCGAAATTGCAAAAATTCCAAAagatataatcatatacattttgaataactccctccgtttcaaaatataggatgttttggaaaagtttgttgtttcataatataggatgttttcaaatttcaatgcaaattttagattagtttaatattttatattatgcagtattgtttctgattggttgaacttgttaaaagtaaagacttcttaatccgCGTGcattgcttaaaacatcctatattttgaaacggagggagtactaaatattcaaataaatatgtttggtaaaggaaaagagacaaaagaaaaaaaagaaaaaagccaaAAGAAAGGTAACTTCTACGCCACAACAGACTTACGTGTCATGTCTCCCATATCCGCATGCAAAATCCAATAGATGACACATTCTACCTCATCCACTTATATTTACCCACGTgtcactctctctctcgtctctcgtctctctctctgaatAACGTTTACCgaccttctctctcttttggacGGCAAGACTCGCCGTCGTTCTTCCCCCCCTCCCTCATTTATTGGGTTTCAATCTCCACGaccacaactctctctctctctctctctctctcaatcaaaaaaaaaaaaaaacgtttttttctttttcttttctgaaccTCGATTACGCCTTTTTGAGTTTTCCTGGGATTtcgattttggattttattcattttcgatTGTTTTATTCTTCTGGggtaatttcaaaatttgatttttgagagaccccaaaacacaaaaatcatgCAGAGGATCGTCGATAATGCTCTTGCCGTTACAAAAGAGTGAGTcccagtctctctctctctctctctctctctctctctgttccgTTCGAGCTTTATTATTAGTGTCGTCATCAGTCCACGTTTagtgattttgatttggttttagttgCATGttttagtctctctctctctatgaaTTTAGATATGTATTTGTGTGTTTCCTTAGTTGAGAAGGTCTATACTGTACATTTGATTTTGAATATGGAAGATGCCAAATGTTGAACCTCTGGGGATTCAATTTCGATAATATCTTAGTAGTAtgattttgttaacaaaaaggTATCTTATTAGTCCTGTAATAATTTACAGTGATTCTCTTTGTATCTACATGAATATAGTATCTTTACTTTTAAACTTGTCCCTTTTCTTATTGGTGGTATTTAGGATTGCTTATATTGTCTATAATTGGTTAAGCTTagtatgatttttgttttttttgtttaagtgcAGGTCGGTGAAAACTTTGACTTATGAGTCTTTGAACAACTTTGCAAGATGCGTTAATGGTGTTTCTGCACTTCTCTTGACACTTTTGCCTGGAAAGTCTAATATTCTTGAAGGTCTTCATGGATGGGAGCTTAGGCCTACTTTACGTGGACCTCGTTTACCACGGTGGATGCATAagtatatctctctctctctctctctaacacTTCTCTTTTTGCCTGCTCTTTAGGCTGTTGTCATGTAATGCTTAATTCTACTCTCGCTTTTGATTTTCTCTGCGGTTGCAGTGGAGTTTCTTCTTTCAACCACTTCATTCACGAGCTCTCTGTGGATTCTGATACTTCAAGCTTGGAGTATTCCTctgctgaagaagatgattataGTGATGGCATGTCCACGCCTCCATCACCGTCCTCTCAAACCTCACTCCGCTCTTGGGCTAGTCTTCCTGCAAATTATGAAAGCCATTGGACAGATTGGATAACGCTCATAGTCTGGTGGGTTTTACTACCTGCCCGGATCCTTCTATGGATACCGCTGTATTTTTTACGTCTTCTTGGTAGACGTAATTCAAGAATGTTGCCTATGAGCCCAGGGAGGTATGGACATTCTTCTAGACCTTACTTTAGCAAAGCTATCCCAGGGAAAGAGCATGATGTCCCTAACCGAACTACTGATAGAAGACGCGGAGTCATTGAGGTTTGTGTTGGATGACCATAATCTCATAGACTGTATTAAAGAGGTTTACTTTTTTCTCATTCTTGAAATTTTCTCACACActcctatgttttttttctttttcaggatCTTCAGCTTGGTATCGAGATCTTTATAGAaacaatatttgatttttttcacaaGGCggcacatcttcttctttctccatcaGAAACGTTTGGAATAGTTTTATCATGGTGCTCTTCCTCCAATCACAGTCACAGCTCTAAAGGAAACTATGGCGACGTTTCGGATGATGAAATTGTGCAGGTGCAGACTGCCACTCTAGGATATAACGATTCATCTCCTACAGAAAGAACCACAACCACAACGAGCTTATACAATACAGATACTCGGACTTGTCAAGATGTTATAACAGAGCTTGGGTAAGGGGAAAATGTGTAGAAGATGCGTCTTGCATCATTGGTTTATACTTCTGCTGTTACTCAACCATTTACCCTTTGATTCATTTTCTCTTATAATCTTGATAGGTATCCGTATGAAGCTATTCGAGTTGTTACATCAGATGGATATGGTCTTCTCTTGGAAAGGATACCAAGGTATAGGGTCTATTCTGGTTCAGTTTCAGTTAGTTCTCTTGTTTTGTATTCATTAATTTACTCTCATGTATTTTCCAGACGAGATGCAAGGAAAGCTGTTTATTTGCAGCATGGTGTAATGGATTCTTCAATGGGGTGAGTTTGCATAGTCTCTTTCTTTGTTGACTTGTCAGGTTTCTCATCTGTACCTTTATCTTTCAGATGGGTATCAAATGGTGTTGTTGGATCTCCGGCATTTGCTGCTTATGATCAAGGTCCGTGCCAAAAAGTTCCTTATTTCTCTAGTTGTGATAAAATATGCATGTAAACTTACCATATGCTTTACTCTATTTTTCTTGTCAGGCTACGATGTTTTCCTAGGGAACTTTCGCGGTTTAGTTTCAAGAGATCATGTGAACAAAAACATATCCTCAAAAGAGTAAGTAGAGTATAGAGTAGCTGTTTCttgatggatttgattttttgtatAGTTCTTTATTGATGGATCCTCAAATCATGCAGTTTCTGGCGTTACTCCATCAATGAGCATGCAACGGAAGATATCCCAGCTATGATAGAGAAGATCCACGACATCAAAACTTCAGAACTGAAACTCTATCAGCCTACTGTGGAAGAGGTAGTAAAAGAGGAGCAACCGTATAAGCTCTGTGTTGTATCTCACAGTTTAGGCGGCGCAGCGGTTCTGATGTATGTAATCACCCGTAGAATCGAAGAGAAACCACACAGATTCTCTAGACTGATCCTGCTTTCGCCTGCTGGATTCCATGACGACTCCAACGTGTGTTTCACGTTCATGGAGtacacattccttttcttggCTCCTGTACTAAAACGGATTGTTCCCGCTTTCTACATCCCCACTAAG encodes the following:
- the LOC104756182 gene encoding uncharacterized protein LOC104756182 isoform X2; protein product: MQRIVDNALAVTKESVKTLTYESLNNFARCVNGVSALLLTLLPGKSNILEGLHGWELRPTLRGPRLPRWMHNGVSSFNHFIHELSVDSDTSSLEYSSAEEDDYSDGMSTPPSPSSQTSLRSWASLPANYESHWTDWITLIVWWVLLPARILLWIPLYFLRLLGRRNSRMLPMSPGRYGHSSRPYFSKAIPGKEHDVPNRTTDRRRGVIEDLQLGIEIFIETIFDFFHKAAHLLLSPSETFGIVLSWCSSSNHSHSSKGNYGDVSDDEIVQVQTATLGYNDSSPTERTTTTTSLYNTDTRTCQDVITELGYPYEAIRVVTSDGYGLLLERIPRRDARKAVYLQHGVMDSSMGWVSNGVVGSPAFAAYDQGYDVFLGNFRGLVSRDHVNKNISSKDFWRYSINEHATEDIPAMIEKIHDIKTSELKLYQPTVEEVVKEEQPYKLCVVSHSLGGAAVLMYVITRRIEEKPHRFSRLILLSPAGFHDDSNVCFTFMEYTFLFLAPVLKRIVPAFYIPTKFFRMLLNKLARDFHNYPAVGGLVQTLMSYVVGGDSSNWVGVMGLPHYNMNDMPAISFCVAQHLAQIKHSGKFKMFDYGSSSANMEVYGSPEPLDLGEFYGLIDVPVDLVAGKKDKVIRPSMVRKHYRVMRDSGVDVSYNEFEYAHLDFTFSHREELLAYVMSRLLLVEPTQTQTVHKKGMKLKKKMETG